A region from the Rosa rugosa chromosome 6, drRosRugo1.1, whole genome shotgun sequence genome encodes:
- the LOC133716603 gene encoding uncharacterized protein LOC133716603, protein MHQGCILVWNCRGIVNNETQRALVDIVLAKKPTLIFLSETLAQKTTIDSLTHRLGFKGSFCVPHEEESQGLAILWSEDTHVDVRSHSPNHIDTAIGKPGTDLWRFTGLYGVANRGGRDHTWQIIKTLAAQRCPLPWLMAGDFNEVMSRKDKSGGPPRVLAAMTKFRRTMTACGLIDMGFVGGRFTWSNRHTKERLDRGFQTIQWRNKFPYSRVITLSPSDSDHCPLLIEAYREKQLRRKVKKPFRFEECWFGREDCVNIIKQEWAVPTTGNALQQLGSKTKALGDKLMTWHRTEYNKHHTEMGQIQEKLNDLMRQPHSPQLYEEQRQLHARFSQLLTIQETYWRQRSRALWLKEGDRNTAYFHRKSIFSAEQVDEEAIEAVIDSTPCKVTQQMNEALLLLYTDEEIKAALFQMHPSKSPGPDGMSPFFYQKYWHIVSQDVCVAVRGLLEKGEMWLQSNYTYLCLIPKLQNPKEAMHFRPIALCNVIYRISSKVVANRLKVWLPEIVSPLQSAYVPGRLISDNTLVATEAAHFMHKLRHQESGFFSLKLDISKAYDRLDWTFIHAMLTKLGFASQWVQIIMKCVTSVGYSILLHGEPSPLITPTRGIRQGDPLSPYLFILCSEGLSALISKAVHQHNIQGLTMCPQAPTLHHLFFADDSLLFGSATNEECLQYRKILNTYEKASGQKVNFQKSSIVFSNNVNVDRQREMAALLEVKCVTEHDRYLGLPMRVGKSKTAIFEYIKEKLTKKLVSWKAKILSAAGKEILIKAIAQTMPLYAMNCYLLPKSLCDDIHQLCASFFWGDTDEKKKIHWRSWEKLCLTKPEGGMGFKNIYAYNLAMLAKQGWRLVSNPHSLIAKLFKARYHPNSSFWEAELGDSPSFSWRSILNGRPVLKAGVQWSIGNGSQVNIWKDKWIPNCQQFLVHKPPDCVFELVSDLIDSSTRQWIPAAIYAIFPPVIAQQVLCIPLSSRHMEDKLCWSPEKKGFYSVKTAYWIARTKVLENVLASTSQGNPFQELWKRIWRAKVPGKVKICIWRACSNLLPTRATISTKGYTGDLHCLLCPHPYEDAAHIFCKCPTAISILAAPPFNLDRSLLPSIDFKEWMLDHALHLKNEVFAKLLMVLHAIWKNRNDMFWRNTSQPASNLVFSSLAWLAEFAKGNLTENSKQPKSRPIWKPAARGQWKLNVDGSFVPQIPHGGVGGILRDDTGKFKAAFAFPIQSVASAKQVELCAIMKGLEMVKALQISNVVIETDCLEAVSDIADRHCTHINAEGLIDDIRGNLALLSNVIVQHAPRLCNQVAHRLANVAYEASMGESWFDHPPDYILEVLEHDCKKLGSDCPPH, encoded by the exons ATGCATCAAGGCTGCATCCTTGTCTGGAATTGCAGAGGTATCGTAAACAATGAAACCCAGCGAGCTCTTGTGGATATCGTACTTGCCAAGAAACCCACCCTAATCTTTCTTTCTGAAACCCTTGCACAGAAGACTACCATTGACTCATTAACGCATAGACTGGGATTCAAGGGGAGTTTCTGTGTGCCTCATGAAGAAGAATCGCAGGGACTTGCCATCTTATGGAGTGAGGATACTCATGTCGATGTGCGTAGCCATTCTCCAAACCACATTGATACTGCTATTGGTAAACCTGGTACCGATTTATGGCGATTTACAGGTCTCTATGGGGTCGCTAACAGAGGTGGACGGGATCATACATGGCAAATAATCAAAACCCTAGCTGCACAAAGATGTCCCTTGCCATGGTTGATGGCTGGAGATTTTAACGAGGTGATGTCACGCAAAGACAAGTCAGGCGGACCTCCTCGAGTTCTGGCAGCAATGACTAAGTTCAGAAGAACGATGACGGCCTGTGGTCTCATTGACATGGGTTTTGTAGGCGGCAGATTCACATGGTCCAATAGACATACGAAAGAAAGGTTAGATCGCGGCTTTCAAACAATCCAATGGCGCAACAAATTTCCATATAGTAGGGTTATCACTCTGAGTCCTTCAGATTCGGATCATTGTCCATTGCTTATTGAAGCCTATAGAGAAAAGCAACTCCGCAGGAAAGTCAAGAAACCGTTTCGTTTTGAAGAGTGTTGGTTTGGCAGGGAAGACTGTGTGAACATTATTAAGCAAGAATGGGCAGTGCCTACTACTGGAAATGCGTTACAGCAACTAGGAAGCAAGACAAAGGCTCTTGGTGACAAATTAATGACCTGGCACCGTACTGAGTACAACAAACACCACACTGAGATGGGGCAAATTCAGGAGAAGCTAAATGACCTCATGAGACAACCTCATTCTCCGCAACTTTATGAAGAACAAAGACAGCTCCATGCTCGTTTTAGCCAGTTACTCACCATCCAGGAAACGTATTGGAGGCAAAGATCTCGTGCCTTATGGTTGAAAGAAGGTGACAGAAACACTGCCTACTTCCACAGAAAG AGTATTTTCTCCGCGGAACAGGTTGATGAAGAGGCTATTGAGGCAGTAATTGACTCTACTCCATGCAAAGTGACACAACAGATGAATGAGGCTTTACTACTCCTATACACAGATGAAGAAATTAAGGCAGCCCTTTTCCAGATGCACCCGTCAAAGAGCCCGGGGCCAGATGGGATGTCCCCATTTTTCTACCAAAAGTATTGGCATATTGTCAGTCAGGATGTATGTGTAGCAGTTAGAGGCTTGCTTGAAAAAGGCGAAATGTGGCTCCAGTCAAACTACACATATCTGTGCTTAATACCAAAACTTCAAAACCCGAAAGAGGCCATGCACTTTCGGCCTATAGCTCTCTGCAATGTTATTTACAGAATCAGTTCTAAAGTTGTGGCAAATCGACTTAAGGTGTGGCTTCCTGAGATAGTATCTCCTTTGCAAAGTGCTTATGTTCCAGGTAGATTGATTTCGGACAACACTTTAGTGGCAACTGAAGCAGCACACTTCATGCACAAACTGAGACACCAGGAATCAGGTTTCTTCTCTCTAAAACTTGATATAAGTAAAGCCTATGATAGACTTGATTGGACCTTTATTCATGCTATGCTGACGAAACTAGGTTTTGCTTCCCAATGGGTACAAATCATTATGAAGTGTGTAACATCCGTGGGCTATTCTATTTTGCTTCATGGGGAACCTTCTCCTCTGATTACCCCTACTCGGGGCATTAGACAGGGAGATCCACTATCACCCTATCTATTCATTTTATGTAGTGAAGGCTTGTCAGCTTTAATCTCAAAGGCAGTGCATCAACATAATATTCAGGGTCTTACCATGTGCCCTCAAGCTCCCACATTGCACCAtcttttctttgcagatgacagTTTACTCTTTGGCTCAGCTACAAATGAGGAGTGCTTGCAATACAGAAAAATTTTGAATACTTATGAGAAGGCCTCTGGTCAGAAAGTAAATTTCCAGAAGAGTAGTATTGTCTTCAGTAATAATGTAAATGTTGACAGACAAAGAGAAATGGCTGCTCTACTAGAAGTCAAGTGTGTCACAGAGCATGATAGATACCTGGGTTTACCTATGAGAGTAGGGAAATCCAAGACTGCTATTTTTGAATACATCAAGGAGAAGCTCACTAAGAAACTTGTGAGTTGGAAAGCGAAAATTCTAAGTGCAGCAGGTAAGGAGATCCTCATAAAAGCAATTGCGCAAACCATGCCCTTATATGCCATGAACTGTTACTTGTTACCTAAAAGCCTTTGTGATGATATCCATCAACTGTGTGCCTCATTCTTTTGGGGAGATaccgatgagaaaaagaaaatccattGGAGAAGCTGGGAAAAGCTCTGTTTGACCAAGCCTGAAGGTGGCATGggttttaaaaatatatatgccTACAATCTTGCTATGCTTGCTAAACAGGGATGGAGATTGGTGTCCAACCCACACTCATTGATTGCCAAGCTGTTTAAAGCCCGGTACCACCCCAATAGCTCTTTTTGGGAAGCAGAACTTGGAGACTCTCCATCTTTCTCTTGGAGAAGCATCCTTAATGGAAGGCCAGTCTTAAAAGCGGGAGTACAATGGAGCATTGGTAATGGTTCTCAAGTCAACATCTGGAAAGATAAGTGGATCCCAAACTGCCAACAATTCCTTGTTCATAAACCACCGGATTGTGTTTTTGAACTTGTGTCTGATTTAATTGACTCCAGCACAAGACAATGGATACCCGCTGCCATATATGCCATCTTCCCACCTGTAATTGCTCAACAGGTACTATGTATTCCTCTTAGTAGTAGACATATGGAAGATAAATTGTGTTGGAGCCCGGAAAAGAAGGGTTTCTACTCTGTCAAAACCGCTTATTGGATTGCCAGAACCAAAGTGCTAGAAAATGTGCTTGCTTCCACTTCCCAGGGTAATCCTTTTCAGGAGTTATGGAAAAGGATTTGGCGTGCAAAGGTGCCAGGCAAAGTTAAAATATGCATATGGAGGGCTTGCTCAAATCTGTTACCAACTCGGGCAACCATAAGCACTAAAGGGTATACTGGTGACCTACACTGTCTCTTATGTCCACATCCATATGAAGACGCTGCACACATCTTCTGTAAGTGCCCCACTGCCATTTCCATTTTAGCTGCACCACCTTTTAACTTGGACAGAAGTCTGTTGCCTAGCATAGATTTCAAGGAATGGATGCTTGATCATGCCTTGCATCTTAAGAATGAAGTTTTTGCTAAGCTCCTGATGGTACTTCATGCCATATGGAAGAACAGAAATGACATGTTTTGGCGTAATACTAGCCAACCTGCAAGTAATTTGGTGTTTAGCTCTCTTGCATGGCTCGCAGAGTTTGCTAAAGGAAATTTAACAGAAAACTCAAAGCAACCAAAGAGTAGGCCTATCTGGAAACCGGCGGCTCGAGGTCAATGGAAACTTAATGTTGATGGAAGCTTCGTACCCCAAatacctcatggaggtgttggTGGCATACTGAGAGATGATACAGGGAAGTTCAAAGCTGCTTTCGCATTCCCTATTCAATCAGTTGCCTCAGCAAAGCAGGTCGAACTTTGCGCCATCATGAAAGGCCTTGAAATGGTGAAGGCCCTACAGATTAGTAATGTGGTGATTGAAACGGACTGCCTCGAAGCTGTCTCTGATATTGCAGATAGACACTGCACTCATATTAATGCAGAAGGTCTCATTGATGATATTCGAGGTAACCTTGCCCTGCTGTCCAATGTCATTGTGCAGCATGCCCCCAGATTGTGTAACCAAGTAGCTCACCGTCTAGCCAATGTTGCCTATGAGGCCAGTATGGGTGAATCATGGTTTGATCATCCTCCAGACTATATTCTGGAAGTACTAGAGCATGATTGTAAGAAGCTGGGGTCAGACTGCCCTCCACATTAA
- the LOC133715938 gene encoding vestitone reductase-like, translated as MEEEKGPVCVTGGTGFIGSWLVMKLLQNGYTVRTTVRPDPECKRDISYLTSLPRASEKLHIFNGDLNQPESFNVAIEGCTGVFHVAHPMPNKELDEASVTKQSVEGTLGILKACLNAKTVKKVVYTSSAATVAYSGNNKDMADESSWSDIEYHRSLGLFRSSSYVAAKTKTEQAVLEFAQKNGLELVTLIPPFVLGGFICKDLPGSVELILSMILGKADNFTQLHKLSLVHVDDLVSAHIFLFENSNAKGRYICSSTPTSIDEMYRFLYAKYPEFRIPTTQSLKEAYKICGFSSKKLLNTGFTFKHGLDDILTGAFQSCREKGFLERIFGKMDT; from the exons ATGGAAGAGGAAAAGGGTCCAGTTTGTGTAACGGGTGGAACTGGATTCATCGGTTCATGGCTGGTTATGAAGCTTCTGCAAAATGGTTACACTGTTCGAACTACTGTTAGACCTGATCCAG AATGCAAGAGAGACATCAGCTACCTCACAAGCCTGCCTAGAGCATCGGAGAAGCTTCACATCTTCAATGGGGATCTGAACCAACCTGAAAGTTTTAATGTAGCAATTGAAGGATGCACCGGGGTCTTCCATGTTGCTCATCCTATGCCTAACAAAGAACTTGATGAAGCATCGGTAACCAAACAATCTGTAGAAGGTACCCTAGGCATATTGAAAGCTTGCCTAAATGCCAAGACTGTGAAAAAGGTTGTTTACACTTCTAGTGCAGCAACTGTTGCTTATAGTGGCAACAACAAAGACATGGCGGATGAGAGTTCATGGAGTGATATAGAGTACCATAGGTCTCTTGGATTATTTAGGAGTTCATCGTATGTGGCTGCTAAGACCAAAACAGAGCAAGCAGTACTGGAATTTGCACAAAAAAATGGATTAGAACTTGTGACTTTGATCCCTCCATTCGTCCTTGGTGGTTTCATCTGCAAAGATCTCCCTGGTTCAGTGGAATTGATCTTATCCATGATATTAG GAAAAGCAGATAACTTTACACAACTTCACAAGCTAAGTTTGGTACATGTAGATGATTTGGTTAGTGCGCATATCTTTCTTTTTGAAAATTCTAATGCCAAAGGGAGGTACATTTGCTCTTCAACTCCAACATCAATAGACGAAATGTACCGATTTCTTTATGCAAAATACCCTGAATTTCGCATACCCACAACTCA ATCACTGAAAGAAGCTTACAAAATTTGTGGTTTCTCATCGAAGAAGCTCCTGAATACTGGATTCACATTTAAGCATGGCCTCGATGACATATTGACTGGAGCATTTCAATCTTGCAGAGAAAAGGGTTTTCTAGAAAGGATCTTTGGCAAAATGGACACATGA